The Sorex araneus isolate mSorAra2 chromosome 9, mSorAra2.pri, whole genome shotgun sequence genomic interval gcgcccaCCGGGGTCTCTGGCCGAGCAGAGCCCTCGCGCGGGGTCTCCGGCCGGCGGGGTGGGAGAGCCTCCGGCTCCAGCCCTCGGCGGCTGCGCTCGCGGCACCGAAAATGCAGGAGTTGGGCGAGAGGAGCGGGCGCCGGCGCCGCTGAGCAGGAGCCCGGCCGGCACGGgtccgggcggcgggcggggcggggcagggcggggcagggcagggcagggctgggcagggccggccCCGCGACTCAGGGCCCTCCCGGCGCCCCGGCCCGCAGCTCCCGGGACCCCAGCGCAGGGCGATGCCGGCCTCCACCGTCCACGTGCTGCAGCTGCTGCGGGAGCTGCTGGCCTTCGTGCTCCTCAGCTACACGGTGCTCCTCGGGGCGCTGCTGCTGGCCGGCTGGACCACCTACTTCCTGGTGCTGAAGTGACAGCGCCCccggccgcgccccgccgcgcgccgcccccgccccgcgagCCCGAGAACGACCCCGcccggcgcccccccgccccccgcgccgctcCCGGCGCCCGGGCCGCGGGGTCACCCGCGCGGGCAGCCCGGGCGGTTGGCGCGGGGCGAGGCGGTTGACAGGCCgttgccctgagccccgccccctcccggccgcCCAATCCTGCAGCACCTCGGAGCGGGGCCGGAGCTCTGGCCCCGCCCCGAGgaggccgcgccccgcccccggcccatgAAGCGGCGTCACTTCCGGCGGCTGCGCGCTGCGTCCGCGGGCCGCGGGATGGCGGCGCTGAGGCGTTGGCTGTGGCGGAGCGTCGCCTCCTACTTCAGGTACCCGCGGGTCCGTGTGGGCGGGAGTCGCCGCCGGCTCCGCGCGCGGGCTCACGGCCTCGTCTCCGCAGGTGCCGACCGGGGCCGGCCGTGGCGAGCTGCAGGAGGCGCCGCCTCTCGGAGTTGCTGAGGCCGTGGCACCGGCCGGCGGCCGTGGGGCTCGGCGCGGCCCTGTGTGCGGTGCCCATCGCGCAGGTAACGCCGGCCCGGAGGAACCCGGGTTCCACAGCGTCCGTCCCCGGGAGCAAAGAAGCGGAGCGAAGGAAATCCGAGTAACGGGTGCGCAGCGGTGGtacgcggggagggcgtttgccttcacgcggcgacccgggttcgatccccggcaccacctgtggccccctgcgcaccgccaggagtgacccccgtgccccgtcaggagtgacctctgagccccgccaggagtgacccctgagtatcattaggagtgacccctgatccccctcaggagtgatatcatgagtgacccccgagccccgtgaggactgattcctgagcaccgtcaggcgTGACCcccgagccccgtcaggagtgacccccgagccccgtcagaagtgacccccgagccccatcaggagtgacctgagccctcccaggagtgacctctgagtatcatcaggagtgaccccaagccccgccaggagtgaccgctgagtatcattaggagtaacccctgactgtcatcaggagtgacccccgagccccgtgaggactgattcctgagcatcgtcaggtgtgacccccgagCTCCGTCAGGCGTGACCCCCGagccccctcaggagtgattaccgagcgccatcaggagtgacccctgatcacgtcaggagtcaccctgagcaccgcctggagtgaccctgagcactgccggatgtagCCCAGGGCCCCCCCAAATTGTCGATGTAAAAGCACCCAGTGACGCGTGCTGTGCGGAAGCATGAACACGGAGTGAGGGGAGGCCGCGACCAACAGTGAAATCATTGGCCACCTGCTTCACGGATCTCCATGTGTCTGGCAGGGCtccccttgtattttttttttgctttttttttttgcttttgggtcacacccggcaatgctcaggggttacttctgactctgtgctcaggaattactcctggcagtgctcgggggaccctatgggatgctgggaatccaacccgggtgggtcgcatgcaaggcaaacgccctccctgctgtgctatcgctccagccccaccccttgtATTTCTTGAGCCAAAGAGAAGTTGCTAGTGAGAAAATTTTCGAGCAGCTTTGATCTCCCTAAGCAGGCAGCTCCCGCCTGTTTCCTTTGACACCttaaggagggaggggaggtggggggtggggaacgaCGCCCGTGCTGCTGTGCAGAAGGGACGC includes:
- the LOC129406997 gene encoding uncharacterized LOC128125816 homolog, yielding MPASTVHVLQLLRELLAFVLLSYTVLLGALLLAGWTTYFLVLK